From the genome of Solidesulfovibrio carbinolicus, one region includes:
- a CDS encoding recombinase family protein, whose translation MILGYARVSTSKQELESQIQRLKDTGADKIFSDVISGKRFDRPGLSEMMSFAREGDTLCVVRLDRLGRSMKELLEIMDRLKARQVEFRSLEEQLDTTTAAGFLIFHVFAALTDFERRLIAERTRDGLAVAMAKGHMPGRPKIETTKITQAQLLIAGGSSKASAARTVGISLSSLSRHLKSVASE comes from the coding sequence ATGATTCTCGGTTATGCACGAGTCTCCACTAGCAAACAAGAATTGGAATCCCAAATACAGCGCCTAAAAGATACTGGCGCTGATAAAATCTTTTCTGATGTCATAAGCGGAAAGCGCTTTGACCGTCCCGGCCTTTCTGAAATGATGTCCTTCGCGCGCGAGGGTGACACCCTTTGTGTGGTGCGCCTAGACCGCCTCGGACGCTCCATGAAAGAACTCCTAGAGATCATGGACCGCCTCAAAGCGCGCCAGGTGGAATTCCGCTCTTTGGAAGAGCAATTGGACACCACCACAGCGGCGGGCTTCCTGATCTTTCACGTCTTCGCCGCATTGACCGACTTTGAGCGCCGCCTCATAGCTGAACGCACTCGGGACGGTCTGGCCGTGGCCATGGCCAAGGGCCATATGCCGGGCCGGCCCAAGATCGAAACCACCAAGATCACGCAAGCGCAACTCCTCATTGCCGGCGGCTCTTCCAAGGCTTCGGCGGCCAGGACTGTGGGTATCAGCCTCTCCTCTCTATCTCGCCATCTCAAGAGTGTCGCATCCGAATAA
- a CDS encoding DUF4942 domain-containing protein — MSELMPRQTLQALSNCHATVAALVEDAFRKLGEAKRLMNVSLGQSHDSLFHDRISDYWLAEPDKPTSAMRDSLTTIQENFWRYTLQQTGVRDMMGPEDRERMDKMFRDHTTPDFTEDNLLATLRGLYESRDEITRACIESCYRRLRPCRWDRQHKTNSPWRVGPKVIIERVFGIYSWIDRTELLSDLDHVFHMLDGKGFPKYPGDLQTRARMAAREKQTSFETPYFKCRAYFKTGTLHVTFKRLELVAEFNKKGANGSNSIP; from the coding sequence ATGTCCGAACTTATGCCGCGTCAAACACTTCAGGCTCTGTCCAACTGCCACGCGACCGTGGCCGCCCTGGTTGAGGATGCCTTCCGCAAGCTCGGAGAGGCAAAGCGGCTGATGAACGTATCCCTCGGGCAAAGCCATGACAGCCTTTTCCATGATCGGATTAGTGATTATTGGCTGGCTGAGCCAGACAAACCCACAAGCGCCATGCGCGATTCCTTGACCACGATCCAAGAGAACTTCTGGCGCTACACGCTTCAGCAAACCGGCGTCCGGGACATGATGGGACCTGAGGACAGGGAGCGTATGGACAAGATGTTTAGGGATCACACTACCCCTGATTTCACCGAAGACAACCTATTGGCCACGCTCCGAGGTTTGTACGAAAGCCGCGACGAAATCACCCGGGCCTGCATAGAAAGCTGTTATCGGCGGCTACGGCCATGTCGTTGGGATCGGCAGCACAAGACCAACAGCCCGTGGCGAGTGGGACCGAAGGTCATCATCGAGCGTGTTTTTGGCATCTATAGCTGGATCGACCGGACGGAACTCCTATCCGACCTAGATCATGTGTTCCACATGCTCGACGGCAAGGGGTTCCCGAAATATCCAGGCGACCTCCAGACAAGGGCGAGGATGGCAGCCCGCGAAAAGCAAACATCCTTTGAAACCCCATACTTCAAATGTCGGGCGTATTTCAAAACAGGAACCCTTCATGTCACATTTAAGCGGCTTGAATTAGTCGCTGAATTCAACAAAAAAGGGGCTAACGGATCAAATTCAATTCCATAG
- a CDS encoding ParA family protein yields the protein MKTIVLASQKGGAGKTTLAAHLAVMAERAGDGPCVLIDTDPQASLAAWWNGREETAPAFAPTALKELSGKLEALAKAKFRFAIIDTPPAITEAIRAVVSLADFVLIPTRPSPHDLRAVGSTVELASGSGRQFAFALTQAKANSRLTVQAMAALSEHGVVAPSIIHDRVDFASSMIDGRTVMEIDQRGRSASEIGELWTFVKTRINGNKKTR from the coding sequence ATGAAAACCATAGTTCTTGCTAGCCAGAAAGGTGGCGCGGGAAAAACCACCCTGGCCGCACACCTGGCAGTGATGGCGGAGCGGGCTGGAGACGGCCCATGCGTCCTGATCGACACAGACCCGCAGGCGAGCCTTGCGGCTTGGTGGAATGGGCGCGAAGAGACCGCGCCTGCCTTCGCACCCACAGCCTTGAAAGAACTTTCGGGCAAGTTGGAGGCATTGGCCAAGGCCAAGTTCAGGTTTGCAATCATTGATACCCCCCCGGCCATCACCGAGGCGATACGAGCGGTGGTCTCCTTGGCGGATTTCGTCTTGATCCCGACCAGGCCGAGCCCCCACGATCTACGCGCCGTGGGAAGCACTGTTGAACTGGCTTCTGGCTCAGGCCGTCAGTTCGCTTTTGCGCTGACCCAGGCCAAAGCTAACTCTCGCCTAACTGTTCAGGCCATGGCCGCCTTGTCAGAGCATGGCGTGGTGGCACCTTCAATCATCCATGACCGGGTGGACTTCGCCTCATCCATGATCGACGGGAGGACGGTCATGGAAATCGATCAACGAGGACGGTCAGCTTCGGAGATTGGTGAGTTATGGACTTTCGTGAAAACACGAATTAATGGGAACAAGAAAACACGATAG
- a CDS encoding AAA domain-containing protein — MTEKSTGNATTRDWLAYYRASLADGDLIGLDSKKMDSAIPYEDFKEGRMNQQATDAVFAALPRQDQDKQFVELIFAPFRAALNASHGVASGAADRVVLVVYVPAVLARDGALMPARRLTPWMPREHLDPTPRPTVLGSLEAYDSFLTDSQCDPAEMTWAALLGYAAKMVQAVIGEKIESDMKITISGNPYHIDGKARFATATMLKGAGANILRLYDALLSTDKKADPLPELLTRILPSEPANHTGPLSLSGELDAALAHVGQMTARFPLSPSQRRTLHHFFVAQEEGSVLAVNGPPGTGKTTLLQSVIASMVVHWALNQASHPPVIVAASTNNQAVTNIIESFATTADATDPLSMRWLPEINSFGLYCPSESRLTRDESIKRFQCCATARDGSVIGFPSQIETPEYQARAEKAFLENWLTCAEAQGGLFPDMPTIPAAKAAIHVALRTLANESLFDPVARLCDLSMRVDAMRERLLQRERLQSAQEEAGRLYEEKTSQAEAAKNALENAEAVAAAFKRHVLSLPFWLALLTFLPPVKKNLALRNGVFLEPYGQAVKDLPIKSYAESYGIIAALDARVATARERSEQAGTEAMSAKASLGRITEDLVSLDSDIESVIEDLVKFDPQPISRPLTAETAPILHTETVYAALEALDTKVRGRLWWLAVHYFEACWLIERREDLESGYKESQAPNKQVRRWRRYAKLTPCIVTTLHMAPRVFSGYAGKYEPLYEAIDLLILDESGQVAPQVAIPAFALGKRALIVGDTYQIEPVWAVPEGVDAANLIAFGILKEPKNGGKLAHLPEETGLRPFSASCGNLMALAQLATPYALPGFAEPGMHLTEHRRCATPIIEYCKALVYPNLQPLTPSREAPLPHFGYAHIAGASQKLGGSRANFTEAETLAEWLSRRAPELTAHYGRPLGDIVAVVTPFAGQVATIRESLEKYEIEGVTVGTVHCLQGAERSVVIFSPTVTSADPGPYFFDRGPNMLNVAVSRAKDSFLVFGDMTAFDPSIPSRPSGLLANFLFSLHPAEIVDVTPPRRAFSVETEVRTLTCKDEHVAELAEAFRIATSSIIIVSPFLAVAALQADSITSQISQVVAQNVAVDVFTDPEFNKDSKNSRKFESYLEAVRMLRDAGATVTECDRIHSKTLMVDTIRLVEGSFNWLSACRDDSWARHERSIVYTAANLSDARKRLMDTLKVYTIRY; from the coding sequence GTGACCGAAAAGTCGACGGGAAATGCCACCACTCGTGATTGGCTAGCCTATTACCGCGCCTCCCTTGCCGATGGCGACCTGATCGGCCTTGATTCGAAAAAAATGGACTCGGCCATCCCCTATGAAGATTTTAAGGAAGGCCGGATGAACCAGCAGGCGACCGACGCCGTCTTCGCCGCCTTGCCGAGGCAGGACCAGGACAAGCAATTCGTCGAGCTGATCTTCGCGCCGTTTCGCGCCGCGCTCAATGCAAGCCATGGCGTCGCTTCTGGCGCGGCGGACCGCGTCGTGCTGGTCGTTTATGTGCCGGCGGTCCTTGCCCGAGACGGCGCGCTGATGCCGGCAAGGCGGCTCACACCATGGATGCCGAGGGAACACCTCGACCCCACCCCACGTCCGACCGTCCTCGGCTCCCTGGAAGCCTACGATTCGTTTTTAACCGACAGCCAATGCGATCCGGCCGAAATGACCTGGGCGGCCCTGCTCGGCTACGCCGCGAAAATGGTGCAGGCGGTGATAGGGGAAAAAATCGAATCAGACATGAAGATCACCATTTCCGGCAACCCTTACCACATCGACGGCAAGGCCCGCTTTGCCACGGCTACTATGTTAAAAGGTGCCGGGGCAAACATCCTGCGCCTTTACGACGCGCTCCTGTCCACGGATAAAAAAGCCGACCCCTTGCCAGAACTGCTGACTCGCATTTTGCCTTCCGAGCCGGCAAACCATACCGGCCCTCTTTCCCTGAGTGGGGAACTGGACGCCGCCCTGGCCCACGTCGGCCAGATGACTGCGAGATTTCCCCTGTCCCCATCTCAACGCCGTACCCTGCACCACTTCTTTGTTGCCCAGGAAGAAGGATCGGTCCTGGCGGTCAATGGCCCTCCCGGCACAGGGAAGACCACACTACTCCAATCCGTCATCGCATCCATGGTAGTGCATTGGGCATTAAACCAAGCCAGCCATCCTCCGGTGATCGTCGCGGCTTCGACCAATAACCAGGCCGTGACCAACATCATAGAATCCTTTGCAACGACAGCCGACGCAACCGATCCCTTGTCCATGCGTTGGCTTCCCGAAATAAATTCCTTCGGCCTCTACTGTCCATCCGAATCACGACTCACCCGCGACGAATCCATAAAAAGATTCCAATGCTGCGCGACGGCGCGGGACGGATCGGTCATAGGCTTTCCCAGTCAAATCGAGACTCCCGAATACCAAGCGCGTGCCGAAAAGGCCTTTCTTGAAAATTGGCTCACCTGCGCCGAAGCCCAAGGTGGTCTCTTCCCGGACATGCCGACAATCCCTGCGGCCAAGGCCGCGATCCACGTGGCTCTGAGAACTCTGGCAAACGAATCCCTTTTCGATCCCGTAGCCAGGCTGTGCGACCTATCCATGCGCGTCGACGCTATGCGCGAGCGACTCCTCCAGCGCGAGCGGCTCCAGTCGGCCCAAGAAGAAGCCGGCCGACTCTACGAAGAAAAAACGAGCCAGGCCGAGGCAGCCAAGAACGCCTTGGAAAACGCCGAGGCCGTGGCCGCTGCGTTTAAACGGCATGTCTTGTCCCTGCCATTTTGGCTGGCCCTGCTGACCTTTCTCCCCCCGGTCAAAAAAAACCTTGCCCTGCGCAACGGCGTGTTTCTTGAGCCGTATGGTCAGGCAGTCAAGGACTTGCCAATTAAATCATATGCCGAGTCCTATGGGATCATCGCCGCCCTCGATGCCCGCGTCGCCACGGCCAGGGAACGCAGTGAGCAAGCCGGAACCGAAGCCATGTCGGCCAAGGCCTCCCTGGGCCGGATCACCGAGGATCTGGTGAGCCTCGATTCCGATATCGAATCCGTCATTGAGGATCTGGTCAAATTCGATCCCCAGCCTATTTCCAGGCCGCTGACCGCCGAGACCGCGCCCATCCTGCATACCGAGACTGTCTATGCAGCGCTGGAAGCCTTGGACACAAAAGTCCGTGGCAGGCTCTGGTGGCTGGCCGTGCACTACTTCGAGGCGTGTTGGCTGATCGAGCGCCGCGAGGACCTCGAATCCGGCTACAAGGAATCCCAGGCCCCGAACAAGCAAGTCCGGCGCTGGCGGCGCTACGCCAAGTTGACCCCCTGCATCGTGACCACGCTCCACATGGCACCGCGTGTCTTTTCCGGCTACGCCGGCAAGTACGAGCCGCTTTACGAAGCCATTGACCTCCTGATCCTGGACGAATCCGGTCAGGTCGCGCCCCAGGTGGCCATCCCGGCCTTCGCCCTGGGCAAGCGGGCCTTGATCGTCGGCGACACGTACCAGATCGAGCCGGTCTGGGCCGTGCCCGAGGGCGTCGACGCGGCCAACCTGATCGCGTTCGGCATTCTGAAAGAGCCTAAAAACGGGGGCAAGCTGGCCCATCTCCCCGAGGAAACCGGCCTGCGGCCCTTTTCAGCCTCCTGCGGCAACCTGATGGCCCTGGCCCAGCTTGCCACACCCTACGCCCTACCCGGTTTCGCCGAGCCCGGCATGCACCTGACCGAACACAGGCGCTGCGCCACCCCGATCATTGAATACTGCAAGGCCCTCGTTTATCCCAATCTCCAGCCGCTCACTCCGAGCCGCGAAGCGCCCTTGCCGCACTTTGGCTACGCCCACATTGCCGGCGCGTCGCAAAAGCTCGGCGGCAGCAGGGCCAATTTCACCGAGGCCGAAACCCTGGCGGAATGGCTCTCCCGCCGCGCGCCGGAGCTGACCGCCCACTACGGCCGTCCCTTGGGCGACATCGTGGCCGTGGTCACGCCGTTTGCAGGGCAAGTCGCGACAATCCGCGAGTCCTTGGAGAAATACGAGATTGAGGGCGTGACCGTGGGCACAGTTCATTGTCTGCAAGGCGCGGAACGCTCCGTGGTCATCTTTTCGCCTACAGTCACCTCGGCCGATCCTGGTCCTTATTTCTTCGACCGAGGCCCAAATATGCTCAACGTCGCGGTCAGCCGGGCCAAGGATTCCTTCCTCGTGTTCGGCGACATGACCGCCTTCGACCCGTCTATCCCGAGCCGTCCTTCAGGACTGCTCGCCAATTTCCTTTTCTCCCTGCACCCGGCCGAGATCGTGGACGTGACGCCCCCAAGGCGAGCCTTCAGTGTGGAAACCGAGGTCAGGACGTTGACCTGCAAAGACGAGCACGTAGCGGAACTGGCCGAGGCCTTCCGCATCGCTACCAGTTCCATCATCATCGTCTCTCCGTTTTTGGCGGTTGCCGCCCTGCAAGCCGACTCCATCACAAGCCAGATAAGCCAAGTAGTGGCTCAAAACGTTGCCGTAGATGTGTTTACTGATCCCGAATTCAACAAGGATTCGAAAAACAGTAGAAAATTCGAGAGTTACCTTGAAGCTGTGCGTATGCTTCGCGATGCCGGTGCGACGGTGACCGAATGCGACCGCATCCACAGCAAGACGCTCATGGTCGACACCATCCGGCTTGTCGAAGGATCTTTCAACTGGCTCTCGGCGTGCCGTGACGATTCCTGGGCCAGACACGAACGCTCAATCGTCTACACAGCGGCTAACTTGTCCGATGCGAGAAAGAGATTAATGGACACATTGAAAGTTTATACAATAAGGTATTAG
- a CDS encoding phage tail protein: MTLIRRIIFLLALVLSVGHGQYSIAADGLSFNPTLITITSTGTIPVGTVIPWPSTSFPPDASRWLECNGQAVPSGSQYDRLRAAVGTNVPNYGDQFLRGTTTLSLVGTKVSDSIRSHTVYVPGQNAPVSGNLNSTGLSGSASPQSYSYQAVTGSQTVLTWVDGVPNLGQTQSPNMGWSNGSTSGGSVSGSLNSGSLTGTAYVSSQTGTYAGGSETAPVHTRVRYLIRAVP; the protein is encoded by the coding sequence ATGACCCTTATCCGGCGCATCATCTTCTTACTGGCCCTTGTCCTTTCTGTAGGCCACGGCCAGTACAGCATCGCTGCTGATGGATTGAGCTTTAATCCAACTTTGATTACAATAACCAGCACGGGGACTATTCCGGTTGGAACCGTCATCCCGTGGCCATCGACGTCATTCCCGCCCGATGCCAGCAGGTGGTTGGAGTGTAATGGCCAGGCAGTACCTTCTGGCAGCCAGTATGATCGCCTTAGGGCCGCCGTCGGAACGAACGTGCCGAATTATGGCGATCAATTTTTACGAGGAACAACAACGCTAAGCCTAGTTGGCACTAAGGTATCCGATTCGATCAGAAGCCACACGGTCTACGTGCCAGGGCAAAATGCTCCTGTCAGTGGGAATTTGAACTCAACAGGTCTTTCCGGATCAGCATCGCCGCAGAGCTATTCTTATCAGGCTGTAACTGGATCACAAACTGTTCTTACGTGGGTCGATGGTGTGCCCAATCTGGGACAAACTCAATCTCCCAATATGGGTTGGTCTAATGGATCGACAAGCGGAGGGAGCGTTTCAGGTTCACTGAATAGCGGCTCTTTAACTGGTACTGCGTATGTATCAAGTCAAACCGGAACCTATGCCGGGGGATCAGAAACAGCGCCTGTTCATACCAGAGTTAGATATCTCATACGTGCTGTTCCGTAA
- a CDS encoding MucR family transcriptional regulator, translated as MDKSEAVAAALDIVKAQAGARSMSEDEILSMVKSIADGILAMADDCQCQDSEVAGGPVLDPKKAVREASIVCLECGRSFKVITKKHLASHNLSAEEYRAKHGYKKTQSLVCKSLVRERRAKMKDMKLWERRGLKAKMEGA; from the coding sequence GTGGATAAAAGTGAAGCAGTGGCAGCGGCTCTGGATATTGTGAAAGCTCAAGCTGGAGCCAGGTCCATGTCCGAGGACGAAATCCTGTCCATGGTCAAGTCTATCGCTGACGGCATTCTGGCCATGGCCGACGATTGCCAATGTCAGGATAGCGAAGTTGCCGGCGGTCCTGTCCTTGATCCCAAAAAAGCTGTCAGGGAAGCCTCCATCGTTTGCTTGGAATGCGGTAGATCTTTCAAAGTTATCACGAAGAAGCATTTAGCTTCCCACAACCTCAGCGCTGAAGAATATCGCGCCAAGCACGGCTATAAAAAGACACAGTCTCTTGTCTGCAAGTCCTTGGTCCGGGAGCGCCGAGCCAAAATGAAAGATATGAAGCTGTGGGAACGACGCGGGTTAAAGGCGAAAATGGAAGGAGCGTGA
- a CDS encoding zeta toxin family protein: MTPRPQLWVIAGPNGSGKSTLTAKHKLHERMPVINPDEIAKELPDHSPVKAGKMAILEQERLLAQGSTFALETTLSGKRELELMRRAREAGYKANLVFIATAGPKINIGRVIERLANGGHDVPDEDVERRYQRALEKLPEAIKNADRSFVLDNSRSSQGMRLLFSRGHTRVKYVSRNMPEWARTSLEKYVKEHNMDMGL; the protein is encoded by the coding sequence GTGACCCCTCGGCCGCAACTGTGGGTCATCGCAGGGCCAAACGGTTCAGGCAAGAGCACCTTAACGGCAAAGCACAAGCTCCATGAACGTATGCCCGTGATCAACCCGGATGAGATCGCCAAAGAACTGCCGGATCACAGTCCAGTCAAAGCAGGCAAGATGGCCATCCTGGAGCAGGAGCGCCTGCTGGCCCAGGGAAGTACCTTTGCCCTGGAGACCACACTTTCCGGAAAGCGGGAGCTGGAACTCATGCGCCGCGCGCGGGAAGCCGGGTACAAGGCGAACCTGGTTTTCATTGCCACAGCAGGACCAAAGATCAATATCGGCCGTGTGATCGAGCGCTTGGCCAATGGTGGCCATGACGTACCCGATGAGGATGTCGAGCGGCGGTACCAACGCGCCCTGGAGAAACTTCCAGAAGCCATCAAAAATGCGGATAGAAGTTTTGTGTTGGATAACTCTCGATCGAGCCAAGGCATGCGCTTGCTCTTCTCCCGAGGGCACACCAGGGTGAAGTATGTTTCCCGAAATATGCCTGAATGGGCGAGAACAAGTTTAGAAAAATATGTGAAAGAGCACAATATGGATATGGGTTTATAG